The sequence atataaatagatattctattatattaatcgTACTCGAGTTTTTAGTTCTAAtagatagaatatttattattaatatacatattctatTTGTTGATAGATACGAgggtgaaaaagaagaaacgaaagatgaaaggaattatttgtctgaattattaaaaagaatagaagaacGTAAAGTAGAAAGAGCTATTAAAACTAATCATCAAATACAGGAAAGTAGTTCTCAAAATGCACAAGAatcgaattataaaaagaataaggaaaaagcagaaaatctgaataaatgttcaatggaaaatattaatttgaatgaaaatagTATATCGAGTGACGTTAATGGAAAGGCAAAAGTACATGTTTCAGAGcttagaaagaataaaaagaagaggaaatatAGCGAAGGAAGTTCtaatgaaacaattaaaactGCAGATAAAACATTGCAAAGTGAAAATACAGATAATCAGGATAATGAAATACCTAATAAATCATCAGACCCGAATGAAAcacaagaaaaaatatcagGACAGAATAGTGATTTCATAATTCTGGGTGTAAAAAATAAGCGAAGGGAGCGTGAAGTTAAGAGAACTCTGCCAGAATGGTTGGCTAATCCAGAAGTCATATCTATTGATTTAAATAGCGGTCCAACCTTGGACGACATGAATTCAATTTTAGATTCTAAGCTTATTGAAGCTTTAAGAGCTAACgggattaataaattatttcctgtTCAAGCTAGTATGGTATCTTGGCTATCGAAGTGTAATAAAGATAGGCAACAAAAATGGTGGTTAAGGGATACGTGTGTATCTGCTCCTACGGGCAGTGGTACGAATATACAAgttatttatagcaaattgaaatatttacattctaGTTTCGATACTTTATCgtgttttgttaataaataatgttaaattctaattacaattaatgttGTTAATGAACATTATTTCAAATCagttttgtttctttaattaaacattgcaTACAATGAGTAGATTAAAGccatctatctatctatctaaaaattgtgatataattttattatactttcagaCTTGTATGTTCAGATGCAATAGCAAGGGGTATAGATATTCCAAATGTACAGTTAGTCATAAGTTATGATCTTCCTAAGCATATTAACGGTTATATCCAGAGAACAGGAAGAACAGGACACGCTGGTAAATGCGGTACTGCTATATCCATTCTGACACCCAAACaagtcaaaatatttaagcatATGTTGAATAATGCGCATAAAGTAATACCACGTGTTGAAAAAATCGAACTAAGTGGTATTATAAATGACATCGATTATTTGAGtcatattgataaattaaaacatgctcttgaaatagaaaaacagaACTTATTACGTGCAGAagctattaaataaaatataatttaactgaAAATTTTTACCTATAACTGAAAGAATTGTCTAATACATCAAAACCTTTTTCGAACCTATAGAATCCACTGAGTGATCCTTGTAGTAAGTATCCTATTCCAAACACAAGGCCGAATACAGAATTGCTCTATTATCTCTAGTTTTCAAtaacaagaatttttataaaaacacgcGAATTGGTTGATAGCTAATGTTTAAAAGTGCGTAAAACGTTAGCAGATTGATTTAGTTTTAAATAGAGATAATTTTTCTGATATCGATATAAAGaattgttaaatgttatagTTTCAAGTGATTGTAAATTGTCATCGAagtgtcacgtcccgcgctccgcacgaaccgtaacgagaacaagaaaccactctatacacaaatctaaataaacataccaataaccgatttgcaatttgaaaccatgtttacagtatttgaagtgaaaggcagttaaagcctctaaaagctatatcttgcgaaaatttatctatgtttatctaattatgttttcataatgatattgagacaatttgaattgtaaacaaagtcgtcagttgaacaaacgttggagatcttcccaaacattttcaaaggaaggaccccgacgcttttccatctccgacagatataaataaatgtagcgactcagagaagtcagtataataattatccttcgtctatcgaataacaatattaccgttcaaagagttatcattttgtcaaccgaagaattttatatctgtcagtcaattgtcaatatcaaaatcgagcaagatttgaataaatcattagatattgttaaactactttcaaccagctttaatcctctcccgtgctagtatccctgcacatagcaggttagccgaaaagtggaatcggttttcgccagtagcaccaaactctagtcgacgctacccgtaacgtttgaaataaataaaaatttgaaatagtccttggactatttctggtggcagcaactaccaatttcgatctcaacttgacttagaacaaataaatacgtaacacgAAGCATAAAAGGAGTCCATGTGCGCAAtttctatgtattatttttctgaaaaGTTCTTTATCTAAGACTATTTGTTATACTGTATGCAATTCTATAGACATTTCTGGAGAAAGAACCGCCCAGAAAAGATGTTAGAACTGTTTTTAATTCGTAGAGgtcgaaaaaaaaatatgctgAGAGAGTATGTACGATATTTCGTCGCCGTGTTACTATTGCTCGTCCGTTTCGTATCATCGCGTTTGGAGCTACTTTCTTCGGAAAAATCTCACTCGTTCATTTTCCGCTCGAAAACGTAGTGATAACTTTTCTTACGCTGGGTTATTGCAAATTCTTGATCATTCAAATTCTTGAACCCATTGACCAACACGCGTGCTATGTTACGTCTCAATCCATATGCAGCTGTTCTGAAACGTGCAGCAATTTTGACAGCAAAGAAACGTCAGGAACAGAAAGATCTTGCTCTAGCAGAGAAGCGTGGAGtaagtttaacgttaaattgaataatattcgtttaatgcATACAGATtctaacgaaaatatttcacatttacaGATCAAGCTCCCAAAGACTACACCTGC comes from Bombus fervidus isolate BK054 chromosome 18, iyBomFerv1, whole genome shotgun sequence and encodes:
- the LOC139996683 gene encoding uncharacterized protein; translation: MSLFVINRYEGEKEETKDERNYLSELLKRIEERKVERAIKTNHQIQESSSQNAQESNYKKNKEKAENLNKCSMENINLNENSISSDVNGKAKVHVSELRKNKKKRKYSEGSSNETIKTADKTLQSENTDNQDNEIPNKSSDPNETQEKISGQNSDFIILGVKNKRREREVKRTLPEWLANPEVISIDLNSGPTLDDMNSILDSKLIEALRANGINKLFPVQASMVSWLSKCNKDRQQKWWLRDTCVSAPTGSGTNIQVIYSKLKYLHSSFDTLSLVCSDAIARGIDIPNVQLVISYDLPKHINGYIQRTGRTGHAGKCGTAISILTPKQVKIFKHMLNNAHKVIPRVEKIELSGIINDIDYLSHIDKLKHALEIEKQNLLRAEAIK